A genomic window from Prunus persica cultivar Lovell chromosome G2, Prunus_persica_NCBIv2, whole genome shotgun sequence includes:
- the LOC18786624 gene encoding 26S proteasome non-ATPase regulatory subunit 12 homolog A has product MRAVTAMVQQAMQFIDQTPDLETRIELIKTLNNISAGKIYVEIERGRLIKRLAKIKEEQGLIAEAADLMQEIAVETFGAMAKTEKIAFILEQVRLCLDCQDYVRAQILSRKISPRVFDIDPAKEKKKSKEGDNIVEEAPADIPSLLELKRIYYELMIWYYFHNNDYLEICRCYKAIYDIPSVRENPAQWIPVLRKICWYLVLAPYDPMQSSLLNSTLKDKNLTEIPYFRPVLFRCGFLFKQVVTNEVIKWTSLWNTYKDEFESEKSMLGGSLGDKAAEDLRQRIIEHNILVVSKYYSRITLKRVAELLCLSVQEAEKHLSDMVVSKAPVAKIDRPIGIICFQTPKDSNNVLNSWATNLEKLLDLVEKSCHQIHKETMVHKAALKV; this is encoded by the exons ATGCGGGCTGTAACTGCAATGGTCCAGCAAGCAATGCAATTTATTGATCAGACACCAGATCTTGAAACTCGTATAGAGCTTATTAAGACACTAAACAATATTTCTGCTGGGAAG ATATATGTTGAAATTGAGAGGGGACGTCTAATAAAAAGACTTGCAAAGATTAAGGAAGAGCAAGGGCTTATTGCTGAAGCTGCTGATTTGATGCAAGAAATTGCG GTGGAAACATTTGGTGCTATGGCAAAAACTGAGAAGATTGCTTTCATTCTTGAACAA GTTCGTTTGTGCTTAGACTGCCAGGATTATGTTCGTGCTCAGATACTATCAAGGAAGATTAGTCCAAGAGTTTTTGATATTGATcctgcaaaagaaaagaaaaaatctaaAGAAGGTGACAATATTGTGGAAGAAGCTCCTGCTGATATTCCATCACTCTTGGAGTTGAAGCGGATCTACTATGAGTTAATGATATG GTATTATTTTCATAACAACGATTACCTTGAGATTTGCCGTTGCTATAAGGCGATATACGATATTCCTTCTGTCAGGGAGAATCCAGCCCAGTGGATACCAG TCTTGAGGAAGATCTGCTGGTACTTGGTTCTGGCGCCGTATGATCCAATGCAGTCAAGTCTTCTCAATTCCACCCTGAAGGATAAGAATCTTACTGAGATTCCATATTTTAG GCCGGTTTTGTTCCGTTGTGGGTTTCTGTTTAAACAGGTGGTAACTAATGAGGTCATAAAATGGACATCCCTTTGGAACACATACAAGGATGAGTTTGAGAGTGAGAAGAGCATGCTTGGGGGCTCTTTGGGTGACAAAGCAGCGGAAGATCTAAGGCAGAGAATAATTGAACAC AACATTCTTGTTGTTTCAAAGTACTACTCAAGGATTACCTTGAAGAGAGTTGCAGAGCTTTTGTGTCTGAGTGTCCAG GAAGCTGAGAAACATCTGTCAGATATGGTTGTGTCCAAGGCACCGGTGGCCAAGATTGACCGGCCAATAGGAATAATCTGTTTTCAAACTCCAAAGGATAGCAACAATGTTCTTAATTCGTGGGCTACGAACTTGGAGAAATTGCTTGATCTTGTTGAGAAAAGCTGCCACCAAATACACAAAGAAACCATGGTTCACAAGGCTGCTCTCAAGGTTTGA
- the LOC18784762 gene encoding putative disease resistance protein At1g50180, with protein MAEAVVSFVLELLKDCVIPELKFLGGVSDQVKLAQTQLQLMQCFLKDADSRQGESEAIRIWVANIRDVAYDLDDAIETFVLKVASKRNASLLKRFTGIFIKRVHLHQIGSDIVKITTRISQLNSSLQSYNLHQTRESRGDTFFQRQKERRIAYPHIIEPHVVGLTGGTEILATHLIKKNGPRVVSIWGMGGLGKTTLAKQVYHHGKVKCHFDCFAWVCISQQCQGREVLEEILTKLISPTNEQREEIAKLKKDQIAERLWITQRERKCLVVLDDIWSRDAWRSLEAGFPMNEETESRILLTTRNKEVASYADKNGFLFEPQPLNDDESWELFKKIAMFGTEDIDQEIYEQKKELGTEMLQHCKGLPLAITVLAGLLARKETIDEWDMVHKNVYEYIRRGRDLGSDYKDEGYEGVSWLLELSYDNLPYYLKLCFLYLAHFPEDCEIPVSTLTKLWMAEGFISSAAVEVMEDVSYMCLSELVGRCMVQVGKHGSSKKIKTCHLHDLMRDLCILKAKEGNFLHIINYSASVEIKQTPNGRVRRLVIHLNEPFEAYCLGRDENYGYVRSLLYFVPIDPYYYCYWNSKALRSLLRDFTLLRVLKLENTSTGEKLPGEIGNLVHLRFLSVRDSAIQAVPSSIANLVCLQTLDLRIRVGYVKIPNPNVFCKMEKLRHIYLPKYQGPREKHLLFATEAVNLNTVVNIGIQASSDLDDFVKLTNLRKLGVMIFDGGEKKEKGTNIIFKHLHSLSVDSIFVAVPWNIILSSPNIYKLRLRGKIRELPEDLLCLRNLTKLTLSGFGNLKDDHIKVLEKLPSLRMLFASVGIFQASLVCSEGGFPFLEFLSLYSLLEFKEWKVEKGAMPSLCRLHIEYCPDLEAVPDGLQYITTLKELTIKRMLSEFCSRLGEGGEDFYKIQHVQSVIITNISPNRPG; from the exons ATGGCCGAGGCGGTTGTTTCATTTGTGCTAGAACTGCTCAAAGACTGTGTCATTCCGGAATTGAAATTCTTGGGTGGAGTGAGCGATCAGGTGAAGCTTGCACAAACCCAGCTACAATTGATGCAATGCTTCCTCAAAGATGCAGATTCAAGACAAGGAGAAAGTGAAGCAATACGCATTTGGGTGGCAAATATTAGAGATGTTGCTTATGATCTGGACGACGCCATCGAAACGTTTGTCTTAAAAGTGGCTTCCAAGAGGAATGCAAGTCTTTTGAAAAGGTTTACTGGCATCTTCATAAAAAGAGTTCATCTTCATCAGATTGGCTCAGACATTGTGAAAATTACAACCAGAATTTCACAGTTGAATTCGAGTTTGCAAAGTTATAACCTACACCAAACAAGGGAGAGTAGAGGTGATACTTTTTTTCAGAGGCAAAAGGAACGGAGGATAGCTTATCCTCATATTATCGAACCTCATGTGGTTGGGTTAACTGGTGGAACAGAGATATTGGCTACGCatctgataaaaaaaaatggcccCCGAGTTGTTTCTATTTGGGGGATGGGCGGGTTGGGTAAAACCACTCTTGCAAAACAAGTTTATCATCATGGTAAAGTGAAGTGTCATTTCGATTGTTTTGCCTGGGTGTGTATCTCTCAACAATGCCAAGGACGGGAAGTTTTGGAAGAAATTCTGACTAAACTCATTTCTCCTACCAATGagcaaagagaagaaattgcaaaactgAAGAAGGATCAAATAGCAGAGAGGCTTTGGATTAcgcaaagagaaagaaaatgtttGGTGGTGCTTGATGACATTTGGAGCCGTGATGCGTGGAGGTCGTTGGAAGCTGGATTTCCAATGAATGAGGAAACTGAGAGTCGAATTTTACTCACTACTCGCAACAAAGAAGTCGCTTCGTATGCGGACAAAAATGGTTTCCTCTTCGAACCACAACCGTTGAATGATGATGAAAGTTGGGAACTGTTCAAGAAGATAGCAATGTTTGGAACGGAAGATATTG ACCAAGAAATTtatgaacagaaaaaagagCTAGGAACGGAGATGCTTCAACATTGCAAAGGTTTGCCACTAGCCATCACGGTGCTTGCAGGACTTCTAGCTAGAAAGGAAACAATTGATGAGTGGGATATGGTGCATAAGAATGTTTATGAATATATAAGGAGAGGCAGAGACCTTGGGTCCGATTACAAAGATGAAGGATATGAAGGTGTATCATGGTTATTGGAATTGAGTTACGATAACTTACCTTATTACTTAAAACTATGTTTCCTCTACTTAGCCCATTTTCCGGAAGATTGTGAAATACCGGTGAGTACATTGACTAAACTATGGATGGCAGAAGGTTTTATATCATCAGCAGCAGTGGAAGTAATGGAAGATGTATCATATATGTGCTTAAGTGAGTTAGTGGGCAGGTGTATGGTTCAAGTTGGAAAACATGGTTCGAGTAAGAAAATCAAGACTTGTCATCTCCATGATCTTATGCGAGACTTATGCATTTTAAAGGCAAAAGAGGGAAACTTTCTCCACATTATCAATTATTCTGCATCTGTGGAGatcaagcaaacaccaaacggTAGAGTTCGAAGACTTGTCATCCATTTGAACGAACCGTTTGAGGCATATTGTCTGGggagagatgaaaattatGGATATGTTAGGTCTTTGTTATATTTTGTCCCAATAGACCCCTACTACTACTGCTACTGGAACTCAAAGGCATTACGGTCACTATTAAGGGACTTCACATTGCTTAGAGTTTTAAAGCTTGAAAATACGAGTACTGGAGAAAAGCTACCTGGTGAAATTGGGAATCTAGTGCACTTAAGGTTTTTAAGTGTAAGGGATAGTGCAATCCAAGCGGTGCCATCATCTATAGCAAATTTGGTATGTTTGCAGACTCTGGATTTACGTATTCGTGTTGGGTATGTTAAAATTCCAAATCCAAACGTGTTTTGCAAGATGGAAAAATTGAGACATATATATTTACCCAAATATCAGGGGCCTAGAGAGAAACATCTGTTATTTGCTACTGAGGCAGTGAATTTGAATACGGTAGTCAATATTGGTATTCAGGCATCATCTGATCTAGATGATTTTGTTAAACTAACCAACCTTAGAAAATTGGGAGTTATGATATTTGACggaggggaaaaaaaggagaaagggaCAAACATCATATTTAAGCATCTCCACTCTCTATCGGTGGACTCTATTTTTGTGGCTGTACCATGGAACATCATATTAAGCTCTCCAAATATATACAAGCTGCGACTACGCGGAAAAATCAGAGAGTTACCAGAAGACCTCCTGTGCCTTAGGAACCTCACAAAGCTTACACTGAGTGGATTTGGTAATCTCAAGGACGACCACATAAAAGTATTAGAGAAGCTGCCAAGCTTGAGAATGCTTTTTGCTAGTGTCGGGATTTTTCAGGCATCTCTTGTTTGCTCAGAGGGAGGCTTTCCATTTCTtgaatttctttctctttattcGTTGTTGGAGTTCAAAGAATGGAAGGTGGAGAAAGGAGCCATGCCTAGTCTCTGCAGATTGCACATTGAGTATTGCCCAGATTTGGAGGCAGTTCCTGATGGGCTCCAATATATTACTACCCTCAAGGAACTAACCATCAAAAGGATGCTTTCTGAATTCTGTAGCCGGCTTGGGGAAGGAGGAGAGGATTTTTACAAAATCCAACATGTGCAGTCTGTTATTATAACAAATATTTCACCAAACCGTCCGGGATAA